In a genomic window of Piliocolobus tephrosceles isolate RC106 chromosome 1, ASM277652v3, whole genome shotgun sequence:
- the DENND2D gene encoding DENN domain-containing protein 2D isoform X1 — protein MDGLGRRLRASLRLKRGHGGPPQDNSGEALKEPERAQEHSLPNFAGGQHFFEYLLVVSLKKKRSQDDYEPIITYQFPKRENLLRGQQEEEERLLKAIPLFCFPDGNEWASLTEYPRETFSFVLTNVDGSRKIGYCRRLLPAGPGPRLPKVYCIISCIGCFGLFSKILDEVEKRHQISMAVIYPFMQGLREAAFPAPGKTVTLKSFIPDSGTEFISLTRPLDSHLEHVDFSSLLHCLSFEQILQIFASAVLERKIIFLAEGLSTLSQCIHAAAALLYPFSWAHTYIPVVPESLLATVCCPTPFMVGVQMRFQQEVMDSPMEEVLLVNLCEGTFLMSVGDEKDILPPKLQDGILDSLGQGINELKTAEQINEHVSGPFVQFFVKTVGHYASYIKREANGQGHFQERPFCKALTSKTKRRFVKKFVKTQLFSLFIQEAEKSKNPPAGYFQQKILEYEEQKKQKKPRGKTVK, from the exons ATGGATGGGCTCGGCCGCCGCCTTCGAGCCAGCCTGAGACTGAAGCGCGGCCATGGGG GACCGCCCCAGGACAATTCGGGGGAAGCTTTAAAGGAACCAGAAAGGGCCCAGGAGCACTCTTTGCCCAACTTTGCTGGGGGGCAGCACTTCTTTGAATATCTTCTTGTggtttctctcaaaaaaaagcgTTCACAGGATGATTACGAGCCTATAATCACCTACCAATTTCCCAAG CGGGAGAACCTGCTTCGGGgtcagcaggaggaggaggagcggcTACTCAAAGCTATCCCCTTGTTCTGCTTCCCAGATGGGAATGAGTGGGCATCACTCACTGAGTATCCCAG GGAGACCTTCTCCTTCGTTCTGACCAATGTGGATGGGAGCAGAAAGATTGGATACTGCAGGCGCCTCTTG CCTGCCGGCCCTGGCCCCCGCCTTCCCAAAGTGTACTGCATCATCAGCTGCATCGGCTGCTTCGGCTTGTTCTCCAAG ATCCTGGATGAAGTGGAGAAGAGACATCAGATCTCCATGGCTGTCATCTACCCGTTCATGCAGGGCCTCCGAGAGGCAGCCTTCCCTGCTCCTGGGAAGACTGTCACTCTCAAGAGCTTCATCCCCGACTCAGGCACTGAG TTCATTTCACTGACACGGCCCCTGGACTCCCACCTAGAACATGTGGATTTTAGTTCTCTATTGCACTGTCTCAGTTTTGAACAGATACTTCAGATCTTTGCCTCTGCCGTGCTGGAGAGAAAAATCATCTTCCTGGCGGAAGGTCTCAG CACCCTGTCTCAGTGCATCCATGCTGCTGCCGCACTGCTCTACCCCTTCAGCTGGGCGCACACCTACATCCCTGTTGTCCCTGAGAGCCTTCTGGCCACCGTCTGCTGCCCCACCCCCTTCATGGTTGGAGTACAGATGCGCTTCCAGCAGGAGGTCATGGACAGCCCTATGGAAGAG GTCCTGCTGGTCAATCTTTGTGAAGGAACCTTCTTAATGTCG GTTGGTGATGAAAAAGACATCCTGCCACCGAAGCTTCAGGATGGCATCTTAGACTCTCTCGGTCAGGGGATCAATGAGTTAAAGA CTGCAGAACAAATCAACGAGCATGTTTCAGGCCCTTTTGTACAGTTCTTTGTCAAGACTGTGGGTCATTATGCTTCCTATATCAAGCGGGAGGCAAATGGGCAAGGTCACTTCCAAGAACGACCCTTCTGTAAGGCTCTGACCTCCAAGACCAAGCGCCGATTTGTGAAGAAGTTTGTGAAGACACAGCTCTTCTCACTTTTCATCCAGGAAGCCGAGAAAAGCAAGAATCCTCCTGCAG GCTATTTCCAACAGAAAATACTTGAATATGAGgaacagaagaaacagaagaagccAAGGGGAAAAACTGTGAAATAA
- the DENND2D gene encoding DENN domain-containing protein 2D isoform X2 — protein sequence MEGQVVGRVFRLFRRRAGPPQDNSGEALKEPERAQEHSLPNFAGGQHFFEYLLVVSLKKKRSQDDYEPIITYQFPKRENLLRGQQEEEERLLKAIPLFCFPDGNEWASLTEYPRETFSFVLTNVDGSRKIGYCRRLLPAGPGPRLPKVYCIISCIGCFGLFSKILDEVEKRHQISMAVIYPFMQGLREAAFPAPGKTVTLKSFIPDSGTEFISLTRPLDSHLEHVDFSSLLHCLSFEQILQIFASAVLERKIIFLAEGLSTLSQCIHAAAALLYPFSWAHTYIPVVPESLLATVCCPTPFMVGVQMRFQQEVMDSPMEEVLLVNLCEGTFLMSVGDEKDILPPKLQDGILDSLGQGINELKTAEQINEHVSGPFVQFFVKTVGHYASYIKREANGQGHFQERPFCKALTSKTKRRFVKKFVKTQLFSLFIQEAEKSKNPPAGYFQQKILEYEEQKKQKKPRGKTVK from the exons ATGGAAGGACAAGTGGTAGGCCGGGTGTTCAGGCTCTTCCGACGTCGAGCAG GACCGCCCCAGGACAATTCGGGGGAAGCTTTAAAGGAACCAGAAAGGGCCCAGGAGCACTCTTTGCCCAACTTTGCTGGGGGGCAGCACTTCTTTGAATATCTTCTTGTggtttctctcaaaaaaaagcgTTCACAGGATGATTACGAGCCTATAATCACCTACCAATTTCCCAAG CGGGAGAACCTGCTTCGGGgtcagcaggaggaggaggagcggcTACTCAAAGCTATCCCCTTGTTCTGCTTCCCAGATGGGAATGAGTGGGCATCACTCACTGAGTATCCCAG GGAGACCTTCTCCTTCGTTCTGACCAATGTGGATGGGAGCAGAAAGATTGGATACTGCAGGCGCCTCTTG CCTGCCGGCCCTGGCCCCCGCCTTCCCAAAGTGTACTGCATCATCAGCTGCATCGGCTGCTTCGGCTTGTTCTCCAAG ATCCTGGATGAAGTGGAGAAGAGACATCAGATCTCCATGGCTGTCATCTACCCGTTCATGCAGGGCCTCCGAGAGGCAGCCTTCCCTGCTCCTGGGAAGACTGTCACTCTCAAGAGCTTCATCCCCGACTCAGGCACTGAG TTCATTTCACTGACACGGCCCCTGGACTCCCACCTAGAACATGTGGATTTTAGTTCTCTATTGCACTGTCTCAGTTTTGAACAGATACTTCAGATCTTTGCCTCTGCCGTGCTGGAGAGAAAAATCATCTTCCTGGCGGAAGGTCTCAG CACCCTGTCTCAGTGCATCCATGCTGCTGCCGCACTGCTCTACCCCTTCAGCTGGGCGCACACCTACATCCCTGTTGTCCCTGAGAGCCTTCTGGCCACCGTCTGCTGCCCCACCCCCTTCATGGTTGGAGTACAGATGCGCTTCCAGCAGGAGGTCATGGACAGCCCTATGGAAGAG GTCCTGCTGGTCAATCTTTGTGAAGGAACCTTCTTAATGTCG GTTGGTGATGAAAAAGACATCCTGCCACCGAAGCTTCAGGATGGCATCTTAGACTCTCTCGGTCAGGGGATCAATGAGTTAAAGA CTGCAGAACAAATCAACGAGCATGTTTCAGGCCCTTTTGTACAGTTCTTTGTCAAGACTGTGGGTCATTATGCTTCCTATATCAAGCGGGAGGCAAATGGGCAAGGTCACTTCCAAGAACGACCCTTCTGTAAGGCTCTGACCTCCAAGACCAAGCGCCGATTTGTGAAGAAGTTTGTGAAGACACAGCTCTTCTCACTTTTCATCCAGGAAGCCGAGAAAAGCAAGAATCCTCCTGCAG GCTATTTCCAACAGAAAATACTTGAATATGAGgaacagaagaaacagaagaagccAAGGGGAAAAACTGTGAAATAA